In Halobaculum magnesiiphilum, the following proteins share a genomic window:
- a CDS encoding metal-dependent transcriptional regulator: MSSSAQYLLALFICEHRQDPPIRTGTVAERLDRTPASATEMMKDLAEEGYVEYEPYEGATLTEAGRGRAEELHETYAALSWFFRGVLELDDHERQALEIAGTLGPDVAERLADSLLSSDPDELPDRFPEPAAGDEPSAADSESESENGHSRPDGG; the protein is encoded by the coding sequence ATGAGCAGTTCGGCGCAGTACCTACTCGCGCTGTTCATCTGTGAACACCGACAGGACCCGCCGATACGGACCGGAACGGTCGCCGAGCGGCTCGACCGGACGCCGGCGTCGGCGACGGAGATGATGAAGGACCTCGCAGAGGAGGGATACGTGGAGTACGAGCCGTACGAGGGGGCGACCCTGACCGAGGCGGGTCGCGGGCGCGCCGAGGAGCTACACGAGACGTACGCCGCGCTGTCGTGGTTCTTCCGGGGCGTCCTCGAGTTGGACGACCACGAGCGACAGGCCCTCGAGATCGCCGGAACGCTCGGTCCCGATGTGGCCGAGCGACTCGCCGACTCGTTGCTCTCCTCGGATCCGGACGAGCTGCCGGATAGATTCCCCGAACCGGCCGCCGGCGATGAGCCATCCGCCGCCGACTCGGAATCTGAATCGGAGAACGGTCACTCACGGCCTGACGGCGGATGA
- a CDS encoding MaoC family dehydratase, whose translation MTDNDTDDGRDDIERRLVEGWQGRYYEDFTVGDVYKHPYGRTVTETDNVWFTNLTMNLNPMHFNEAYAAETEFGERLVDGTFVIALVVGMSVIDVSANATANLGYDDIRHHAPVYHGDTIFAESEVVHKRESESRDHVGMVTTQLRAFNQDDELVLTLERTPMVLKREYAQPSAAAPTGWPEGIGTQPEDLEE comes from the coding sequence ATGACTGACAACGACACCGACGACGGACGCGACGACATCGAGCGACGACTGGTCGAGGGCTGGCAGGGCCGCTACTACGAGGACTTCACGGTCGGCGACGTGTACAAGCACCCGTACGGCCGGACGGTGACCGAGACGGACAACGTCTGGTTCACCAACCTCACGATGAACCTCAACCCGATGCACTTCAACGAGGCGTACGCCGCCGAGACGGAGTTCGGCGAGCGCCTCGTCGACGGCACGTTCGTCATCGCGCTCGTCGTCGGGATGAGCGTCATCGACGTGAGCGCGAACGCGACCGCCAACCTCGGCTACGACGACATCCGCCATCACGCACCGGTCTACCACGGCGACACCATCTTCGCCGAGAGCGAGGTGGTCCACAAGCGTGAGAGCGAGTCGCGCGACCACGTCGGGATGGTCACCACCCAACTGCGTGCGTTCAACCAGGACGACGAACTCGTGCTCACCCTGGAGCGCACGCCGATGGTGCTGAAGCGCGAGTACGCCCAGCCGTCCGCCGCGGCGCCGACCGGCTGGCCCGAGGGGATCGGCACCCAACCGGAGGACCTAGAGGAGTGA
- a CDS encoding MmgE/PrpD family protein, whose product MSKTPERRLATFVADTEYADLPEEVPETVTRAVVDTVGVTLAGAVEGAGETTGRSAGIDPEAADAATLLGTAGGDDPAATALRVGTAAHALDYDDLSWALDGHPSVTLVPPLFALAEETGASGRDLIAAFAVGFEVECAIAGPISPAHYEAGWHATSTFGAFGATAAAASLLDLDADATERALSITASTPAGTKRNFGSMTKPLHAGLCCRSGVTAATLARDGLTATTTAISGDKGFWDLYDPRPDADASEHDGHDEFAFDPDGDWAIESEGIHAKAYPCCYFTHTSIAATADIVDGGVAPDDIDRIEVRAAGGAGDALAYPDPETGLEAKFSMEHAVACAAVRERVDLAAFEPEALGDPAVDAVRERVDFAVDDSLPYDSHAATVVVETVDGERHERRRTNPPGVHTDPLSPDRRRGKFLECAGRAVADEDAERLYERLCELPKLDDVAATVAGADTPSRLP is encoded by the coding sequence ATGAGCAAAACACCGGAGCGACGACTCGCGACGTTCGTCGCCGACACGGAGTACGCCGACCTCCCGGAGGAAGTCCCCGAGACCGTCACCCGGGCGGTGGTCGACACCGTCGGCGTTACCCTCGCGGGAGCCGTCGAAGGCGCGGGGGAGACCACCGGCCGTTCGGCGGGGATCGACCCAGAGGCGGCCGACGCGGCGACGCTGCTGGGTACCGCTGGCGGCGACGATCCCGCGGCGACCGCGTTGCGCGTGGGTACTGCCGCCCACGCGCTCGACTACGACGACCTCTCGTGGGCCCTCGACGGGCACCCGAGCGTGACGCTGGTTCCGCCGCTATTTGCACTCGCCGAGGAAACCGGCGCGTCCGGGCGCGACTTGATCGCGGCCTTCGCCGTCGGCTTCGAGGTCGAGTGCGCGATCGCCGGGCCGATCAGCCCCGCCCACTACGAGGCGGGCTGGCACGCCACGTCGACGTTCGGCGCCTTCGGCGCGACCGCCGCGGCGGCGTCGCTGCTGGATCTCGACGCCGACGCGACCGAGCGAGCGCTGTCCATCACCGCGTCGACGCCCGCGGGGACGAAGCGCAACTTCGGCTCGATGACGAAGCCGCTGCACGCGGGCCTGTGCTGTCGCTCGGGCGTCACCGCCGCGACGCTCGCGCGCGACGGCCTCACCGCGACGACGACGGCCATCTCCGGCGACAAGGGGTTCTGGGACCTGTACGACCCCCGGCCGGACGCGGACGCTTCGGAGCACGACGGGCACGACGAGTTCGCGTTCGACCCCGACGGCGACTGGGCCATCGAGTCCGAGGGGATCCACGCGAAGGCGTACCCGTGCTGTTACTTCACCCACACCAGCATCGCGGCGACGGCGGATATCGTCGACGGCGGGGTCGCCCCCGACGACATCGACCGGATCGAGGTTCGCGCGGCCGGCGGCGCCGGCGACGCGCTCGCGTATCCCGACCCGGAGACCGGGCTGGAGGCGAAGTTCTCGATGGAGCACGCCGTCGCCTGCGCGGCCGTCCGCGAGCGCGTCGACCTGGCGGCGTTCGAGCCCGAGGCGCTCGGCGACCCCGCGGTCGACGCCGTCCGCGAGCGCGTCGACTTCGCGGTCGACGACTCGCTCCCGTACGACTCACACGCAGCGACCGTCGTGGTCGAGACCGTCGACGGCGAGCGTCACGAGCGCCGGCGAACGAACCCGCCGGGGGTCCACACCGACCCGCTGTCGCCCGACCGACGCCGCGGGAAGTTCCTCGAGTGCGCCGGGCGTGCGGTGGCCGACGAGGACGCCGAGCGACTGTACGAGCGGCTGTGTGAACTCCCGAAACTGGACGACGTGGCGGCGACGGTCGCCGGCGCCGACACCCCGTCCCGACTGCCGTAA
- a CDS encoding sensor histidine kinase produces MTDAPEAGDHFAALYRLASVDGLPLGDKIDRAIEVGCERLDVPNGVLSYTADGEYEVIKSTINEGVYAPGGRSDLERTWCRHVIEDRELLSFADVAESAYADDVAVEATGISCYIGAAVVVDNETYGTLCFSSEDPRETGFTDIERRFVRLLAQWVSYELERDRHHRELREQNERLDEFVGIVAHDLRNPLGTVQGYTDLALESAEGTQADHLRRIERAADRMERLVNDLLRLARDGGDVGERVPVEVAAVARDAWSFFDNGEATLEVHSDATVYANRSRLQQLFENLFRNAVEHCGPTVNVAVRDTEDGFTVADDGPGLPVEIEETLFTPSFDRGAGIGLGLLIVERVVSGHEWEASVHSDAGGTTFTFDGVEHVGGEPQLVAGDSRG; encoded by the coding sequence ATGACCGACGCTCCGGAGGCCGGCGACCACTTCGCCGCCCTCTACCGACTCGCGAGCGTGGACGGGTTGCCCCTCGGGGATAAGATCGATCGCGCGATCGAGGTGGGATGTGAGCGGCTCGACGTCCCCAACGGCGTGCTCTCGTACACCGCCGACGGAGAGTACGAGGTGATCAAGTCGACGATCAACGAGGGCGTGTACGCGCCCGGCGGCCGGAGCGACCTCGAGCGGACGTGGTGCCGCCACGTCATCGAGGATCGGGAACTGCTCTCGTTCGCGGACGTGGCGGAATCGGCCTACGCCGACGACGTGGCGGTGGAGGCGACCGGCATCTCCTGTTACATCGGCGCGGCCGTCGTCGTCGACAACGAGACGTACGGAACGTTGTGTTTCTCCAGCGAGGATCCGCGGGAGACCGGGTTCACAGACATCGAACGACGGTTCGTCCGTCTGCTCGCGCAGTGGGTGTCGTACGAACTCGAGCGCGACCGCCACCACCGCGAACTGCGCGAGCAGAACGAGCGGCTCGACGAGTTCGTCGGCATCGTCGCCCACGACCTCCGGAACCCACTCGGGACGGTGCAGGGCTACACGGACCTCGCGCTGGAATCGGCGGAGGGGACCCAAGCCGACCACCTGCGTCGCATCGAGCGTGCGGCCGACCGAATGGAGCGACTCGTCAACGATCTCCTGCGGCTCGCCCGTGACGGGGGCGACGTGGGCGAGCGGGTCCCGGTCGAGGTGGCGGCCGTCGCCCGCGACGCGTGGTCGTTCTTCGACAACGGCGAGGCGACACTGGAGGTGCACAGCGACGCGACCGTGTACGCGAACCGCTCGCGGCTCCAACAGCTGTTCGAGAACCTCTTCAGAAACGCCGTCGAGCACTGTGGGCCGACGGTGAACGTCGCCGTCCGCGACACGGAGGACGGGTTCACAGTCGCGGACGACGGCCCGGGACTGCCGGTGGAGATCGAGGAGACCCTGTTCACCCCATCGTTCGACCGGGGCGCCGGGATCGGGCTCGGGCTCCTGATCGTCGAACGCGTCGTCAGCGGGCACGAGTGGGAGGCCTCGGTCCACAGCGACGCCGGCGGGACGACGTTCACGTTCGACGGCGTCGAGCACGTCGGCGGCGAACCACAGCTCGTGGCCGGGGACAGCCGAGGGTGA
- a CDS encoding acyl-CoA dehydrogenase family protein, producing the protein MVATDTVQLTDRQRSVRDAVGDICDEFDAAYWREHDAESEYPHDFVNALAEEGWLGVLLPEEYGGKGYSTEEAVAMMYTIARSGAGFSGAQTVHAAIYNSAPLVNYGSEELKSDLLPRVASGDAWIQCFSLTEPKAGSESTAIGTEAVRDGDEYVINGEKLWTSRIDVSDYLVLAARTTPREEVEKKTEGVSLFLVDIERGHEAGSLDLEEIDKTASGVVSSFRVTYDDLRVPADRLIGVEDEGFYQVLDGLNEERLVIAAETVGLGELAVEKGVDYANEREVFGRAIGQNQAIQHPLAAGHARLQAAKQFTFAAAKRTGDEDRKAVGAWANTAKYLAAEAAFEAADAAVQTHGGRGIDRAYDVERYLREARLTRLVPVTQELALNYLGENVLGLPRSY; encoded by the coding sequence ATGGTAGCTACCGACACGGTACAGTTGACCGATCGACAACGGTCGGTCCGCGACGCCGTCGGCGACATCTGTGACGAGTTCGACGCCGCGTACTGGCGGGAACACGACGCCGAGAGCGAGTACCCACACGACTTCGTGAACGCCCTCGCCGAGGAGGGGTGGCTCGGCGTGCTCCTCCCCGAGGAGTACGGCGGGAAGGGATACAGCACGGAGGAGGCCGTCGCGATGATGTACACGATCGCCCGCAGCGGCGCCGGTTTCAGCGGCGCCCAGACGGTCCACGCGGCGATCTACAATTCGGCGCCCCTCGTGAACTACGGCAGCGAGGAGCTGAAGTCCGATCTGCTTCCTCGGGTCGCCAGCGGCGACGCGTGGATCCAGTGTTTCAGCCTGACGGAGCCGAAGGCGGGCTCGGAGTCGACCGCGATCGGGACCGAGGCCGTCCGCGACGGCGACGAGTACGTGATCAACGGGGAGAAACTGTGGACCTCCCGGATCGACGTGAGCGACTACCTCGTGCTTGCGGCGCGGACGACGCCCCGCGAAGAAGTCGAGAAGAAGACCGAGGGCGTCTCGCTGTTCCTCGTCGACATCGAGCGGGGACACGAGGCGGGCAGCCTCGATCTTGAGGAGATCGACAAGACCGCGAGCGGCGTCGTCAGCTCCTTCCGGGTCACCTACGACGACCTCCGCGTCCCCGCGGACCGACTGATCGGCGTCGAGGACGAGGGGTTCTACCAGGTGCTCGACGGCCTCAACGAGGAGCGGCTCGTCATCGCGGCCGAGACCGTCGGCCTCGGCGAGCTCGCCGTCGAGAAGGGCGTCGACTACGCGAACGAACGCGAGGTGTTCGGCCGTGCAATCGGCCAGAACCAGGCGATCCAGCACCCGCTTGCCGCGGGACACGCCCGCCTGCAGGCGGCCAAGCAATTCACCTTCGCCGCCGCGAAGCGGACCGGCGACGAGGACCGGAAGGCCGTCGGCGCGTGGGCGAACACCGCGAAGTACCTCGCGGCGGAGGCCGCCTTCGAGGCCGCGGACGCCGCCGTTCAGACGCACGGCGGCCGGGGGATCGACCGCGCGTACGACGTGGAGCGGTACCTCAGGGAGGCGCGGCTCACGCGGCTCGTCCCCGTCACGCAGGAACTGGCGCTGAACTACCTCGGGGAAAACGTGCTGGGGCTCCCGCGGTCGTACTGA
- a CDS encoding DoxX family protein, whose translation MSTREVELRSTIGGFTAEGKLHTLSVWFILALRLMIGLAFFQSGVDKVLSGSFSAAGYLQNAPPANGSPVAGLFVAMGNTPWFVDFVNIAVPWGEVLIGLGVIVGGFTRLAAFFGAFMMLLFYLGNWDISHGYINGDFAYMLVFLSVAAFGAGRILGLDQYIEAYDVGGETLVERYPWLRYVLG comes from the coding sequence ATGTCCACACGAGAGGTCGAACTGCGGAGCACGATCGGGGGGTTCACTGCGGAGGGCAAACTGCACACGTTGAGCGTCTGGTTCATCCTCGCGCTCAGGCTGATGATCGGCCTCGCGTTCTTCCAGAGCGGCGTCGACAAGGTGTTGTCGGGGAGCTTCAGCGCCGCCGGCTACCTGCAGAACGCGCCGCCGGCGAACGGAAGCCCGGTTGCCGGCCTGTTCGTCGCCATGGGGAACACGCCGTGGTTCGTCGACTTCGTCAACATCGCCGTACCGTGGGGCGAGGTGCTCATCGGACTCGGCGTGATCGTCGGGGGGTTCACGCGGCTCGCGGCGTTCTTCGGCGCGTTCATGATGCTGCTGTTCTATCTCGGCAACTGGGACATCTCCCACGGCTACATCAACGGCGACTTCGCGTACATGCTCGTGTTCCTCTCGGTCGCCGCCTTCGGCGCCGGTCGGATCCTCGGACTCGACCAGTACATCGAGGCGTACGACGTTGGTGGCGAGACCCTCGTCGAGCGGTACCCGTGGCTCCGGTACGTGCTCGGGTGA
- a CDS encoding acetyl-CoA hydrolase/transferase C-terminal domain-containing protein, translating into MSRETDPEARIPDGRIHGDIPVVDAASAAEHVPDDATMFVSGFGSVGYPKAVPLALADAAAGGRDDGSEDAGAGRNLSLSVVSGGSVGGEIDEALVEVDAIDRRYPFQAREAINTAINDGRVAFADRHISSLGDDVRFGGLVDTDGSVAVVEAVAVGPDWLIPSTSVGLTHAFVEAADTVIVEVNEDQPLSLSAFHDVYRTGTPPERDPIPLTAPDERIGGPRIAFEPGKLEAVVETTGRDAPYEFRDPTDVDLEIAGHLGDFLEQEVERSSLYDDSLRIQFGVGSLGNALMGALGDADLGDRDLIYYGEVLQDGLLDLLDAGELRSASATSLALSTEGQERLFDDAERYAEDVVIRTGDVSNGPALIDRFGVVAVNSAVEVDLYGHVNSTNLGGSRMISGVGGSGDFTRNAPLSVIALGSTAAGGDISKIVPKASHVDHTEHDVDVVITEHGVADLRGTSPRERARALVECAHPDYRDDLRAYLDRAGATGGHEPVDLDTAFDWTDRG; encoded by the coding sequence GTGAGCCGCGAGACGGATCCCGAGGCGCGCATCCCCGACGGCCGGATCCACGGCGATATCCCGGTCGTCGACGCCGCGTCTGCCGCCGAACACGTTCCCGACGACGCGACGATGTTCGTCAGCGGCTTCGGGAGCGTGGGGTACCCGAAGGCCGTGCCGCTGGCGCTGGCGGACGCGGCCGCCGGGGGCAGGGACGACGGGAGCGAGGACGCCGGCGCCGGCCGAAATCTGTCGCTGTCGGTCGTCAGCGGCGGGAGCGTCGGTGGGGAGATCGACGAGGCCCTGGTCGAGGTCGACGCGATCGACCGGCGCTACCCGTTTCAGGCGCGCGAGGCGATCAACACGGCGATCAACGACGGACGCGTCGCGTTCGCCGACCGCCACATCTCCTCGCTGGGCGACGACGTTCGCTTCGGGGGGCTGGTCGACACCGACGGCAGCGTCGCCGTGGTCGAGGCCGTCGCCGTCGGCCCCGACTGGTTGATCCCGTCAACGTCGGTCGGGCTGACCCACGCGTTCGTCGAGGCCGCCGACACGGTGATCGTCGAGGTAAACGAGGATCAGCCGCTGTCGCTGTCGGCGTTCCACGACGTGTATCGGACCGGGACGCCGCCCGAGCGCGACCCGATCCCGTTGACCGCACCCGACGAGCGCATCGGCGGCCCGCGGATCGCGTTCGAACCGGGGAAGCTCGAGGCCGTCGTCGAGACGACCGGCCGGGACGCCCCCTACGAGTTCCGCGACCCGACCGACGTGGACCTGGAGATCGCAGGCCATCTCGGCGACTTCCTGGAGCAGGAGGTCGAGCGTTCGTCGCTGTACGACGACTCGCTGCGGATCCAGTTCGGCGTCGGCAGCCTCGGCAACGCCCTGATGGGCGCGCTCGGGGACGCTGATCTCGGCGATCGCGACCTGATCTACTACGGCGAGGTGCTCCAGGACGGCCTGCTCGACCTGCTCGATGCGGGGGAGCTTCGCTCCGCGAGCGCCACCTCGCTGGCGCTGTCGACCGAAGGGCAGGAACGGCTGTTCGACGACGCCGAGCGGTACGCCGAGGACGTGGTGATCCGAACCGGCGACGTGTCGAACGGGCCGGCGTTGATCGACCGGTTCGGCGTCGTCGCGGTCAACAGCGCCGTCGAGGTCGACCTGTACGGGCACGTCAACTCCACGAACCTCGGCGGCTCGCGGATGATCAGCGGCGTCGGCGGCAGCGGCGACTTCACCCGCAACGCCCCGCTGTCGGTGATCGCGCTCGGCTCGACGGCCGCCGGCGGCGACATCTCGAAGATCGTCCCGAAGGCCTCACACGTCGACCACACCGAACACGATGTGGACGTAGTGATCACCGAACACGGCGTCGCCGACCTGCGCGGCACCTCGCCCAGGGAGCGCGCTCGCGCGCTCGTCGAGTGCGCACACCCCGACTACCGCGACGACCTTCGGGCGTATCTCGATCGCGCCGGTGCGACCGGCGGCCACGAGCCCGTCGACCTCGACACTGCCTTCGACTGGACGGACCGCGGTTGA
- a CDS encoding ABC transporter substrate-binding protein: MAGEIPRTRRDVLGGAVIGAGLLAGCAGRSSDGSETAADTETTTDEPTATPEPGYSVTMEPAGTVEFDAVPERWVPFTGVYADMGVALGQADGLAGIGVPGRYGAHLYEELPGVSVDTDELTALYQDGTGKEIFYEIDADVHVIDPNFMTNRLGWSRSDVDEVAENVAPFVGNTTFTRVYDWHDYPHYSMYEAFGKLAEVFHERERYEAFRDYHDEILADVRDRLPADTPDVALLYPAEIPPEGFYPYLEGEGTTSKHWRDLQVGDALAAAGVDDAQAGGGVLDFETLLEIDPDALAIRIQGEITEEYFDENVRSYLENHEVASELTAVENDRVIYGGLTYQGPIINLFQLEQAAQGLYPDEFGGEELFDRERVANIVTGEFGDA; the protein is encoded by the coding sequence ATGGCTGGAGAGATCCCACGTACGCGCCGGGACGTGCTCGGCGGAGCTGTGATCGGCGCAGGACTGCTCGCGGGCTGTGCGGGTCGGTCGAGCGATGGTTCGGAAACCGCCGCGGACACCGAGACGACGACGGACGAGCCGACCGCGACGCCCGAGCCCGGCTACTCAGTGACGATGGAGCCGGCAGGGACCGTCGAGTTCGATGCCGTCCCCGAACGGTGGGTGCCGTTCACCGGCGTTTACGCCGACATGGGCGTCGCGCTGGGGCAGGCCGACGGGCTGGCCGGGATCGGGGTCCCGGGCCGGTACGGCGCGCACCTGTACGAGGAGCTGCCGGGCGTTTCCGTCGACACCGACGAGCTCACCGCCCTGTACCAGGACGGCACGGGCAAGGAGATCTTCTACGAGATCGACGCCGACGTGCACGTCATCGACCCGAACTTCATGACCAACCGGCTCGGCTGGAGCCGGAGCGACGTGGACGAGGTCGCCGAGAACGTCGCGCCGTTCGTCGGCAACACGACGTTCACACGGGTGTACGACTGGCACGACTACCCGCACTACTCGATGTACGAGGCGTTCGGGAAGCTCGCGGAGGTGTTCCACGAGCGGGAGCGCTACGAGGCGTTCCGCGACTACCACGACGAGATTCTCGCGGACGTGCGGGACCGGTTGCCCGCGGACACGCCGGACGTCGCGCTGCTGTACCCGGCCGAGATCCCGCCGGAGGGGTTCTACCCGTACCTCGAGGGGGAGGGAACGACCTCGAAGCACTGGCGCGACCTCCAGGTGGGCGACGCGCTCGCGGCCGCGGGTGTGGACGACGCGCAGGCCGGCGGCGGCGTCCTCGACTTCGAGACGCTATTGGAGATCGACCCCGACGCGCTCGCGATCCGGATCCAGGGCGAGATCACCGAGGAGTACTTCGACGAGAACGTTCGGTCGTACCTGGAGAACCACGAGGTCGCGAGCGAGCTGACGGCCGTCGAAAACGATCGAGTGATCTACGGCGGGCTCACCTACCAGGGGCCGATCATCAACCTCTTCCAACTCGAACAGGCCGCTCAGGGACTGTACCCCGACGAGTTCGGCGGCGAGGAGCTGTTCGACCGCGAGCGCGTCGCGAACATCGTCACCGGCGAGTTCGGCGATGCCTGA
- a CDS encoding TIGR00266 family protein: protein MDHEVTSRPSFALLTVSLDRGEAVRAEAGAMVSHDPGVDIETNATGGFLKSLRRAVGGESFFQNTFTATEGGDVQFAPPLPGDIEHLELRGETVYVQSGSYLAGDANLDVDTDFGGARTFLGGEGLFLLRVAGDGPLFVSSYGAIEAIDLDDRDSFVVDTGHVVAFEETADFTVRRVGGLRSTLTSGEGLVCEFTGSGTVWLQSRSQDAFLSWLIPKLPTRSSSSST from the coding sequence ATGGACCACGAAGTCACCTCGCGCCCGTCGTTCGCGCTGCTCACCGTCTCCCTCGATCGGGGAGAGGCCGTCCGCGCGGAGGCGGGTGCCATGGTCAGCCACGACCCCGGCGTCGACATCGAGACGAACGCGACCGGCGGGTTCCTGAAGTCCCTCCGACGCGCGGTCGGCGGCGAGAGCTTCTTCCAGAACACATTCACCGCGACGGAGGGCGGCGACGTGCAGTTCGCGCCGCCGCTCCCGGGCGACATCGAACACCTCGAACTGCGGGGGGAGACGGTGTACGTCCAGTCGGGGTCGTACCTCGCGGGCGACGCGAACCTCGACGTGGACACCGACTTCGGCGGCGCCCGGACGTTCCTCGGCGGGGAGGGACTGTTCCTCCTTCGGGTCGCCGGCGACGGCCCGCTGTTCGTGTCGAGCTACGGCGCCATCGAGGCGATCGACCTCGACGACCGCGACTCGTTCGTCGTCGACACCGGCCACGTCGTCGCCTTCGAGGAGACGGCCGACTTCACCGTCCGGCGCGTCGGGGGACTGCGCTCGACGCTGACGAGCGGCGAGGGGCTCGTGTGTGAGTTCACCGGCTCGGGGACCGTGTGGCTCCAGTCGCGCAGTCAGGACGCGTTCCTCTCGTGGCTGATCCCGAAACTGCCGACCAGGTCATCGTCGTCGTCGACCTGA
- a CDS encoding NifU family protein: MSANGLERRTANYLSNNVPQIQQHGGHFEIEDVDDETGAVTVAIGGACSGCGIAPMTMKAIEHRLPEELDGVSSVTVRRAGGPRAAVMPNKTEEMEEMAEYEDYSPPF; the protein is encoded by the coding sequence ATGAGCGCGAACGGCCTCGAACGGCGAACAGCGAACTACCTGAGCAACAACGTCCCGCAGATCCAGCAGCACGGCGGCCACTTCGAGATCGAGGACGTCGACGACGAGACCGGAGCGGTAACCGTCGCGATCGGCGGCGCCTGCTCGGGCTGCGGCATCGCGCCGATGACGATGAAGGCGATCGAGCATCGGCTTCCCGAGGAGCTCGACGGCGTCAGCTCCGTCACGGTCCGTCGCGCGGGCGGCCCGCGTGCAGCGGTCATGCCCAACAAGACCGAGGAGATGGAGGAGATGGCCGAGTACGAGGACTACTCGCCGCCGTTCTGA
- a CDS encoding TIGR00341 family protein, translating into MRLVRTLVSADAVEEVEAILDGYDIDHVVVREASDREDAVLVEFPVPTQAVETVLDELRDIGDGEDAYTVVASAESVFAPHVDELEARFVTGTEENDAIATEEVRATALDLTPSPLTYYSMTALSALVATAGLLLDSAAIVVGSMVIAPLVGSALTASVGTVLDERDMLWEGLKTQLLGLVLAIAAATAFGAALRYATVLPPALNVTTTQQIAGRVSPGLLSIVVGACAGAAGAFGLATGVSVALVGVMVAAALVPAAAAVGVGIAWGVPGVAVGAFLLLVLNVVAIHLSAAAVLWYLGYRPERSTAGGDDAVGATPRYTSAALLALVLAATLLVSGGLVAAQIGFERQANDAAGDVLADESYADLELVSVSTAFRLRAPVSVGDEQRVTVVVARPEDRPYPELSRAIANRIERETGREATVTVEFIERQTAASNGNGKGNRPFPTSG; encoded by the coding sequence ATGCGACTGGTCCGGACGCTAGTGTCGGCCGACGCCGTCGAAGAGGTGGAGGCGATACTCGACGGCTACGACATCGATCACGTGGTCGTGCGCGAGGCGAGCGACCGTGAAGACGCGGTGCTCGTGGAGTTCCCCGTGCCGACACAGGCGGTCGAAACCGTGCTCGACGAGCTCCGCGACATTGGGGACGGCGAGGACGCGTACACGGTCGTCGCCAGCGCGGAGTCGGTGTTCGCCCCCCACGTCGACGAACTGGAGGCGCGGTTCGTCACCGGCACCGAGGAGAACGACGCGATCGCCACCGAGGAGGTGCGCGCGACCGCCCTCGATCTGACGCCGAGCCCGCTGACGTACTACTCGATGACGGCGCTGAGCGCGCTCGTCGCGACCGCGGGGCTCCTGCTCGACTCCGCGGCGATCGTCGTCGGATCCATGGTGATCGCGCCGCTGGTGGGGTCGGCGCTCACCGCCAGCGTGGGGACCGTCCTCGACGAACGCGACATGCTGTGGGAGGGGTTGAAGACGCAACTCCTGGGACTCGTGCTCGCGATCGCGGCGGCGACCGCGTTCGGCGCCGCGCTACGGTACGCGACGGTGCTCCCGCCGGCCTTGAACGTGACCACGACCCAGCAGATCGCCGGCCGCGTCTCGCCCGGCCTGCTGTCGATCGTCGTGGGCGCGTGCGCGGGCGCCGCCGGCGCGTTCGGGCTCGCGACCGGGGTGTCGGTCGCGCTCGTCGGCGTGATGGTTGCGGCGGCGCTGGTACCCGCGGCCGCCGCGGTCGGCGTCGGCATCGCGTGGGGCGTCCCCGGCGTCGCGGTGGGCGCGTTCCTGCTGCTCGTGTTGAACGTGGTCGCGATCCACCTGTCGGCGGCGGCGGTGCTGTGGTATCTCGGCTACCGCCCCGAGCGGTCGACCGCCGGCGGCGACGACGCCGTCGGCGCCACCCCCCGGTACACCTCTGCGGCGCTACTGGCCCTCGTCCTCGCGGCGACCCTTCTCGTCAGCGGCGGACTCGTGGCCGCCCAGATCGGCTTCGAGCGCCAGGCCAACGACGCCGCCGGCGACGTGCTCGCGGACGAGTCCTACGCCGATCTGGAGCTCGTGTCGGTGTCGACGGCGTTCCGGCTCCGCGCCCCCGTGTCGGTGGGGGACGAACAGCGGGTCACGGTCGTCGTCGCCCGACCCGAGGACCGGCCCTATCCCGAGTTGAGTCGGGCGATCGCCAACCGGATCGAACGCGAGACCGGCAGGGAGGCGACGGTCACCGTCGAATTCATCGAGCGACAGACGGCCGCCTCGAACGGGAACGGGAAGGGCAACCGACCGTTTCCAACATCCGGGTGA